From the genome of Medicago truncatula cultivar Jemalong A17 chromosome 2, MtrunA17r5.0-ANR, whole genome shotgun sequence:
tatgatttaattcgGAAACATGGAGTTCAAAGATGCTGAGATAGATCCAACTATTGCCTCGGAAACTTTTGTCACAAATCGAAGAACAGGTCGTTTAACATACTTCTTTATCTGATTGCTGTAATCATTTCCAACATCATGAAATCTATCCCAAAGCATAACTCCTCCATAGTTTGAAGTCTGTTTAATGATAGGAAGAACCTTAGAAATGAGATCATTTGGTGGTATATAACCATTACCAGCTGCATCAGGTGATGCTGGTAGTCCCATGAAAACGGTATTATTTGGTAGAACTGAAGATGTCCAATCATTCCATGATTTTAAGAGGTCTGTAGCATCCCCATTTGCTTGATTATATTGACATGAAGGGTTATTGTAGAATTGAACAAGTACATAATCAAACAAGCCAGTTTTAATAGCTTTGTCAAGGTAGTGATCTGGCCTAGGACATTGGGGTGCCGCAGACAAGTAAAAGTAACTGCAAGAGATAAAAGGTTGACTTGTTAGTTAGGATGTAAGCAAAACGAATTCAAAATAATAGGGAgctaattttttaatgataaatattatatgAGTCAGGCGAACAAAGTTCTTAGGACACTTTTTAAggattcaaaaaagaaaacaatgataaagtttatatataaaatgttgCTTTTTATTTCGTCAATGTGTAGAAAACATAtagaacacttgttagcattttttgtatcatataaaatcaaatcatcataaattttgaaaagaagtaTACTATAGACGAGATTAGGGTGTGTCTGATTTGGAAAATAGTAAGTATAAACAGAACAATATATAACATGACATAACACTATAACATGTAAGAAGTATTTTTTACTTCATATTAAGTTTCACATAtgcaataattttaaaatactagTTAAGCATTACttaccttgttttttttttcactaataGGATTATATATGtattcctttcaaaaaataagagtatatatgtatttattctatcattccttaaaaaaaaaaatgtatttattgtatctcaaatcactttctttttttactaaattaagaGCATAAAGAAATCAAAGAGAATTGAAGACATCATCAACTAAATTGGCACCCCTTATTTCAAACCACTAACTACTCTATTAATAACCActattaataaaacaaaactaataaaattaagctcattttatcttattttgtaCATTCAATGATTCTCTTAAGAAATGTTCTACTTCTACTAGGAGTATAGTTTATGAATCTCTTTTTATAAAAGTGGGATGGGATGATGTGGTcaactttttcttcattttttttttaatatttatttttacatatatttttagttttatagtTTCAAGTTGTACTACAAGTACTATCATGCTAAAACttgtcattcaaaaaatatacCTGTTTTGTTGTCTTAGGTTGTCAAGTTCCCTAGCAAGGTCATCCCAGTAAAGATTTGTACCTCCTtcaatgtcaaaatcaattccatCTAAGGTAACACTTCCAAGTGGACCGGATTGACCACTAAGGAACTTAGCATTTAGATAATCAGCAACATTTTTAGCATCCTCTGGTGAGCTAAGGGAGTAAGATCCAATTGCACCTCCAAGGGAAAGTAAAACTTTGACACCTTTTTGTTGACAATGTTTTATTTCGGGTTCGAGTTTTGTGCAAGGGCTCCAGTCACCACAATGACCTGCAAAGTTCCAACTTGGGACTCTTCCTCCTCCAAAGACATTGAGGAAAGCTAAGAGTACAATCTCGTAATTACCAGTGTCACATGTTGATGTCAAGGTGCCATCTCCTAGGTTTTGGCCCCAGTAGATGGCAATGCCACCACTTGAAGATGCTTTGATAGTGAAGGGAAATATTGTTAAGACTAACAGAAGTAGCAATGCTTGCCTTTTTGTATCCATTTTGTGCTTTTTGTGTTTAGCTAGTTTGATTACTGTAGATCGATTGAGCAACCCTTTTATAAGGTCTCTGATAAGGTTatctacatttattttattctaatggTAAATAAAAACTATTGGTAAATATTGAGTAACTTAGCATCCAGCCCAACAAAATAGACTTTTTGGGACAcgtttttttcgatttttttttaattgtcccAATATATACCACATTGTATGGACCACTGCTTCCttcttatttgaaaattgctcttctctcgTACAAAATTGTTCACTTCTACATGAACCGACTAAAATACCTTCAACGTAAGTTAATCACGTTTGGTATAACCGATGTGAGTTAACGCACGTTAGTGTATAACCTACGTGATTTAACTCACATCAAATTAAATCACATTCCGAACACCAACGTGAGTTATTTTTAGGATAGGGGGGTTGCAATTACAATACTCACCTTACACATCATATATGCACCAACCACTTGAGCAAAgagattataaaataataagtaaaaatcaatttgttcaccattgatatattttataatctgaTTGTTCTCTTGATGTAACTGTTGTTggagaattttttaaaatatatatttgaaaagttgaaatgattaaataaaGATGTTCAACAAAGGGTGTAATCTTTCATTGAAATAATGTAACTATTGTGTCTATTGATTAACAATATAGGTATATAA
Proteins encoded in this window:
- the LOC25486445 gene encoding hevamine-A; translation: MDTKRQALLLLLVLTIFPFTIKASSSGGIAIYWGQNLGDGTLTSTCDTGNYEIVLLAFLNVFGGGRVPSWNFAGHCGDWSPCTKLEPEIKHCQQKGVKVLLSLGGAIGSYSLSSPEDAKNVADYLNAKFLSGQSGPLGSVTLDGIDFDIEGGTNLYWDDLARELDNLRQQNSYFYLSAAPQCPRPDHYLDKAIKTGLFDYVLVQFYNNPSCQYNQANGDATDLLKSWNDWTSSVLPNNTVFMGLPASPDAAGNGYIPPNDLISKVLPIIKQTSNYGGVMLWDRFHDVGNDYSNQIKKYVKRPVLRFVTKVSEAIVGSISASLNSMFPN